From Pontibacter actiniarum, a single genomic window includes:
- the aceB gene encoding malate synthase A has protein sequence MIIESTVDVKGTMPTGFEEILTPEALEFLEMLHKKFDARRKELLALRVKKQEAIDAGKQLDFLPETKEIREGDWKVGNVPEDLQLRRVEITGPVDRKMVINALNSGANVFMADFEDASSPTWENLVQGQLNLRDAIHRDIDFTVQNGKTYRLKENVAVLKVRPRGWHLPEKHLTVGGDMIAGSLFDFGLYFFHNAKELLQRGTGPYFYLPKLESHLEARLWNDVFVAAQEALGLPVGTIKATVLIETITAAFEMDEILYELRDHIVGLNAGRWDYIFSAIKRFRNREEVLFPDRTDVTMQVPFMQAYTTLLVQTCHKRGAHAMGGMAAFIPSRNNPAVNENAFKKVKADKAFEAEKGFDGTWVAHPDLVAVAREEFDKVLGERPHQKEVRRENAEVTAADLTNFSIPGGKITETGLRLNINVGIMYIGSWLCGVGAAAIHNLMEDAATAEISRAQVWQWLHHPHTKTDDGVEVTEERVLHLIKEETENIKEEVGLAMFKNYHYEKAAHLFSELVLTTCFVDFLTLPAYKYLD, from the coding sequence ATGATCATCGAAAGCACAGTTGACGTGAAAGGCACCATGCCAACCGGATTTGAAGAGATACTCACACCAGAGGCACTTGAATTTCTGGAGATGCTCCACAAGAAGTTTGACGCCCGCCGAAAAGAGCTGCTGGCGCTTCGTGTTAAAAAGCAGGAAGCCATCGACGCCGGCAAGCAACTAGACTTTTTACCTGAGACGAAGGAAATCCGCGAGGGAGACTGGAAGGTAGGCAATGTTCCGGAAGACCTGCAGCTGCGCCGTGTGGAGATCACCGGGCCTGTGGATCGCAAAATGGTGATCAACGCGCTCAACTCCGGTGCCAACGTGTTCATGGCTGATTTCGAGGATGCCAGCTCCCCCACCTGGGAGAACCTGGTGCAGGGGCAGCTGAACCTGCGCGACGCCATCCACCGCGACATAGACTTTACAGTGCAGAACGGCAAGACGTACCGCCTGAAGGAAAACGTAGCCGTGCTGAAGGTGCGCCCGCGCGGCTGGCACCTGCCGGAAAAGCACCTGACTGTCGGCGGCGACATGATAGCTGGCTCCCTTTTTGACTTTGGGCTGTACTTCTTCCATAACGCCAAAGAGCTGCTGCAGCGTGGCACCGGCCCTTATTTTTACCTGCCTAAGCTGGAGAGCCACCTGGAGGCCCGTTTGTGGAACGATGTTTTTGTGGCCGCGCAGGAGGCGCTGGGGCTGCCGGTCGGCACCATCAAAGCCACTGTCCTGATCGAGACCATCACGGCGGCTTTCGAAATGGATGAAATCCTGTACGAGCTGCGCGATCATATCGTGGGGCTTAACGCCGGCCGCTGGGACTACATATTCAGCGCAATCAAAAGGTTCAGAAACCGGGAGGAGGTACTGTTCCCGGACCGGACGGATGTAACCATGCAGGTGCCGTTTATGCAGGCCTATACCACGCTGCTGGTGCAGACCTGCCACAAGCGCGGGGCGCATGCCATGGGTGGCATGGCCGCCTTTATCCCGAGCCGCAACAACCCGGCCGTTAACGAGAACGCTTTCAAAAAGGTGAAAGCCGACAAGGCCTTTGAGGCTGAGAAAGGTTTCGACGGTACCTGGGTGGCACACCCGGACCTGGTGGCCGTCGCCCGTGAGGAGTTCGACAAAGTGCTGGGGGAGCGGCCGCATCAGAAGGAAGTACGGCGCGAGAATGCGGAAGTAACGGCCGCGGACCTGACCAACTTCTCCATACCCGGAGGCAAGATCACGGAAACTGGGCTTCGCCTGAACATCAACGTGGGCATTATGTACATCGGCAGCTGGCTCTGCGGGGTTGGCGCTGCCGCGATTCATAACCTGATGGAGGACGCTGCGACTGCCGAGATCTCGCGGGCGCAAGTATGGCAGTGGCTGCACCACCCGCACACCAAAACCGATGATGGGGTGGAAGTGACCGAGGAGCGCGTGCTGCACCTGATTAAAGAGGAAACGGAGAACATTAAAGAAGAGGTGGGCCTGGCGATGT